From Streptomyces sp. TLI_105, the proteins below share one genomic window:
- a CDS encoding serine hydrolase: protein MRPTPTRSRSRRALLCAALLALTVQTAAAPALASGPEGPGGPGGHGRSDCVRTERPLDGKARRILDITRRAKSELKLKSVELRVTVDGHEVVTDALGESMTGVPAEPDMHFRAGSVVFAHIGTVLLQLVEEGRVGLDDTVERWLPDLPKANRITLRMLASNTTGLHDYVTDPAFDAELLPHPFRQWTPAQLLAYPLKHSFWYEPGTSWSYSHANYLLLVQALEKITGTRIDKLVKERVTGPLHMRDTRNSFTPDIPRPVLHAFTSERGLYEESTFWNPSWTTAPGAVITTHICDLATSARAIGSGELLSYRSYRTLLNPGTVGLGGGTARCPASICLKQTEAKHFGLGVIVINGWVLQNPSFSGYAAIQAYLPSERLAIAVSATKTPTTPDGNQAEVVARRIAAALAPNDPLDLS, encoded by the coding sequence ATGAGACCCACCCCCACACGGAGCCGGTCCCGCAGGGCCCTCCTCTGCGCCGCGCTCCTCGCCCTCACCGTCCAGACCGCCGCCGCCCCGGCGCTCGCCTCGGGCCCCGAGGGCCCCGGCGGCCCCGGGGGGCACGGCAGGAGCGACTGCGTGCGGACCGAGCGACCCCTCGACGGCAAGGCCCGCCGGATCCTGGACATCACCCGCAGGGCCAAGAGCGAGCTCAAGCTCAAGTCCGTCGAGCTGCGGGTGACCGTCGACGGACACGAGGTCGTCACCGACGCCCTCGGCGAGTCCATGACCGGCGTCCCCGCCGAGCCGGACATGCACTTCCGGGCCGGCTCCGTGGTCTTCGCCCACATCGGCACGGTCCTCCTCCAGCTCGTCGAGGAGGGCAGGGTCGGCCTCGACGACACCGTGGAGCGGTGGCTGCCCGACCTGCCCAAGGCGAACCGGATCACCCTGCGGATGCTGGCCTCCAACACCACCGGCCTCCACGACTACGTCACCGACCCGGCCTTCGACGCCGAGCTGCTGCCGCACCCCTTCCGCCAGTGGACCCCGGCGCAGCTCCTCGCCTACCCCCTCAAGCACTCCTTCTGGTACGAGCCGGGCACCAGCTGGAGCTACTCGCACGCCAACTACCTCCTCCTCGTCCAAGCGCTGGAGAAGATCACCGGCACCCGGATCGACAAGCTCGTGAAGGAGCGGGTCACCGGTCCCCTCCACATGCGCGACACCCGGAACAGCTTCACGCCCGACATCCCGCGTCCGGTCCTGCACGCCTTCACCTCGGAGCGCGGCCTCTACGAGGAGTCCACCTTCTGGAACCCCTCGTGGACCACTGCGCCGGGCGCGGTCATCACCACCCACATCTGCGACCTCGCCACCTCCGCGCGCGCGATCGGCAGCGGTGAACTCCTCTCGTACCGCTCGTACCGCACGCTGCTGAACCCGGGGACGGTCGGCCTCGGCGGAGGGACGGCCAGGTGCCCCGCCTCGATCTGCCTGAAGCAGACCGAGGCCAAGCACTTCGGCCTCGGCGTCATCGTCATCAACGGGTGGGTGCTGCAGAACCCGTCGTTCTCCGGGTACGCGGCGATCCAGGCGTACCTCCCGTCCGAGCGGCTCGCCATCGCGGTCTCCGCGACGA
- a CDS encoding cold-shock protein, with protein MEGRSEGFVQSFNRLGGYGFVVPVGSEEQVYFRAEDIEGAQQTVSEGQQVSFVLVLGEGRFEAKELRL; from the coding sequence GTGGAAGGCAGAAGCGAAGGGTTCGTGCAGTCCTTCAACCGACTCGGCGGGTACGGCTTCGTCGTCCCCGTGGGCTCCGAGGAGCAGGTGTACTTCAGGGCCGAGGACATCGAGGGCGCGCAGCAGACGGTCTCTGAGGGGCAGCAGGTCTCCTTCGTCCTGGTCCTCGGCGAGGGCCGCTTCGAGGCGAAGGAGCTGCGCCTCTGA
- a CDS encoding TetR/AcrR family transcriptional regulator: MTRFRESVRSLLREQVLDAAYRLVAADGWGVLRMAAIARAAGISRQTLYNEFGSKEAIGNALVQRELEGFLVGIQRELDAHRGELEAAAAAGVGYTLQQAVDNPLIKSVLLAARGGEDDLLAYLTTRPEPVFGTAMAMLDAYAIEAWPDVDEESRGLAVETIVRLTVSHIVQPVASPEESARRIARITARIAYPGGRA; this comes from the coding sequence ATGACACGTTTCCGCGAGAGTGTTCGGTCCCTCCTGCGCGAGCAGGTGCTCGACGCCGCCTACCGGCTCGTCGCCGCCGACGGCTGGGGCGTGCTGCGCATGGCCGCCATCGCGCGGGCCGCCGGCATCAGCCGCCAGACGCTCTACAACGAGTTCGGCTCCAAGGAGGCCATCGGCAACGCCCTGGTCCAGCGCGAGCTGGAGGGCTTCCTCGTCGGAATCCAGCGGGAACTCGACGCGCACCGGGGCGAGTTGGAGGCGGCAGCGGCGGCGGGCGTGGGCTACACGCTCCAGCAGGCCGTGGACAACCCCCTCATCAAGAGCGTCCTGCTCGCGGCGCGCGGCGGCGAGGACGACCTCCTCGCCTACCTCACGACCCGCCCGGAGCCGGTCTTCGGCACGGCGATGGCGATGCTCGACGCGTACGCGATCGAGGCCTGGCCCGACGTCGACGAGGAGTCCCGGGGGCTCGCCGTCGAGACGATCGTGCGGCTCACCGTCAGCCACATCGTCCAGCCCGTGGCCTCGCCGGAGGAGTCGGCCCGGCGCATCGCCAGGATCACGGCGCGGATCGCCTACCCGGGCGGCCGCGCCTGA
- a CDS encoding alkane 1-monooxygenase, giving the protein MALHSDTPEAPAAWRDPKRWLWLLGLLIPTFPFFSWGLVAATGLRAFWWTGILVLYVIFPVVDHLIGKDSANPPDSAIAHLEQDRYYRWCTYLYLPLQYAGLVLGCWLITRGDLSPVDRIGLTFTLGGVAGIAINTAHELGHKTEALERRLSRIALAQTWYGHFYVEHNHGHHIRVATPEDPASARLGESFWRFLPRTVLGSLTSAWRLEKRRLARRGRSAWSPHNTVLGSWALSFALFTGLALAFGPGVLPYLAVQAVFGFCLLEVINYTEHYGLKRERTESGRYERCAPRHSWNSDNVASNVFLYHLQRHSDHHAHPTRRYQSLRHFDEAPEMPTGYAGMIVLAYVPPLWRRVMDPRVLAHYGGDVTRANLQPSRRARLLARYGTAS; this is encoded by the coding sequence TTGGCCCTGCACAGCGACACCCCCGAAGCCCCCGCCGCCTGGCGCGACCCCAAGCGCTGGCTCTGGCTGCTCGGCCTGCTCATCCCGACCTTCCCCTTCTTCTCCTGGGGACTGGTGGCCGCCACCGGGCTCCGCGCCTTCTGGTGGACCGGGATCCTCGTCCTGTACGTGATCTTCCCGGTCGTCGACCACCTCATCGGCAAGGACTCCGCCAATCCTCCGGACAGCGCGATCGCCCACCTGGAACAGGACCGCTACTACCGGTGGTGCACCTACCTCTACCTCCCCCTCCAGTACGCCGGACTCGTCCTCGGCTGCTGGCTGATCACCCGGGGCGACCTCTCCCCCGTGGACAGGATCGGGCTGACGTTCACCCTCGGCGGGGTCGCCGGCATCGCCATCAACACCGCTCACGAGCTGGGGCACAAGACGGAGGCCCTGGAGCGCCGGCTCTCCCGGATCGCGCTCGCCCAGACCTGGTACGGCCACTTCTACGTCGAGCACAACCACGGCCACCACATCCGCGTCGCCACTCCGGAGGACCCGGCGAGCGCCCGGCTCGGCGAGAGCTTCTGGCGCTTCCTGCCCCGGACCGTCCTCGGCAGCCTCACCTCGGCCTGGCGCCTGGAGAAGCGCCGGCTCGCCCGCCGGGGCCGGTCCGCGTGGAGCCCGCACAACACGGTCCTCGGCTCCTGGGCGCTGTCGTTCGCGCTCTTCACGGGACTCGCGCTCGCCTTCGGGCCGGGGGTCCTGCCGTACCTCGCGGTCCAGGCGGTCTTCGGCTTCTGTCTGCTCGAGGTCATCAACTACACCGAGCACTACGGCCTCAAGCGGGAGCGCACCGAGAGCGGACGGTACGAGCGGTGCGCCCCGCGCCACAGCTGGAACAGCGACAACGTCGCCTCGAACGTCTTCCTCTACCACCTCCAGCGGCACAGCGACCACCACGCCCACCCCACCCGGCGCTACCAGTCGCTGCGCCACTTCGACGAGGCCCCCGAGATGCCGACGGGGTACGCGGGGATGATCGTCCTCGCGTACGTCCCTCCACTCTGGCGCCGCGTCATGGACCCCCGGGTCCTCGCCCACTACGGCGGGGACGTGACCCGGGCGAACCTCCAGCCGTCCCGCCGGGCCCGCCTGCTCGCCCGGTACGGCACGGCCTCCTGA
- a CDS encoding ScbR family autoregulator-binding transcription factor — MTKQERATRTRDALIRSAAEEFDRHGYVLATLSAISAGAGVSPGALHFHFENKAAVAEAVEQEACTALRRTARIVYGRRSNALQNLTDTSHALARLLRDDIVVRAGFRLSRADGSRTELSLRQEWQSCVQQRLAEAADEGLLVADVGRRQDLARTVVAATIGLEALCHDNGEWLSPRTVTGLWRTLLPMLATPESLAGLDPAGSPAATGDARVPVG; from the coding sequence GTGACCAAACAGGAGCGGGCCACGCGCACCCGCGACGCGCTGATCAGGTCGGCGGCCGAGGAATTCGACCGGCACGGCTACGTCCTGGCCACGCTCTCCGCGATCAGCGCGGGAGCGGGCGTGAGCCCCGGGGCCCTCCACTTCCACTTCGAGAACAAGGCCGCGGTCGCCGAAGCCGTCGAGCAGGAGGCCTGCACCGCCCTGCGCCGGACCGCCCGGATCGTCTACGGCCGGCGGTCGAACGCCCTGCAGAACCTCACCGACACCTCGCACGCCCTGGCCCGGCTGCTCCGCGACGACATCGTCGTCCGCGCCGGATTCCGGCTCAGCCGCGCCGACGGCTCCCGTACGGAGCTCAGCCTGCGCCAGGAGTGGCAGAGCTGTGTGCAGCAGCGGCTCGCGGAAGCGGCCGACGAGGGCCTGCTCGTCGCCGACGTCGGGCGCCGACAGGACCTCGCCCGCACCGTCGTGGCCGCGACGATCGGCCTGGAGGCCCTCTGCCACGACAACGGCGAATGGCTCTCCCCCAGGACCGTCACGGGGCTGTGGCGCACCCTGCTGCCGATGCTGGCGACCCCGGAGTCGCTCGCCGGGCTCGATCCCGCGGGGAGCCCGGCCGCGACCGGCGACGCCCGCGTGCCCGTCGGCTGA
- a CDS encoding glucose 1-dehydrogenase, giving the protein MSALAGKTAIVTGASRGIGRGIAERLAGDGALVAVHYGHNEAAAHETVKVIGEAGGRAFAFHADLETPDAVDTFYTALDAGLAERGAGPEFDILVNNAAASGSGRIHELTTEVFDRLFAINVRAPLFLVQRGLDRMRDGGRIVNISSAATKRAFPESVTYVMTKGAVDTMTPALAKELAPRGITVNSVAPGYVATDMNAHRRTTPEASAALAAHSVLNRLGTPADVADVVGFLVSDDARWITGQCVDVSGGYKL; this is encoded by the coding sequence ATGTCCGCGTTGGCTGGAAAGACCGCGATCGTCACCGGGGCGAGCCGCGGCATCGGAAGGGGCATCGCGGAGCGGTTGGCCGGGGACGGGGCCCTGGTGGCCGTGCACTACGGCCACAACGAGGCGGCCGCCCACGAGACGGTGAAGGTCATCGGGGAGGCGGGCGGCCGTGCCTTCGCGTTCCACGCGGACCTGGAGACGCCGGACGCCGTGGACACGTTCTACACCGCCCTGGACGCGGGGCTCGCGGAGCGGGGCGCCGGTCCGGAGTTCGACATCCTCGTCAACAACGCGGCGGCGAGCGGCTCGGGCCGGATCCACGAGCTGACCACCGAGGTCTTCGACCGGCTCTTCGCGATCAACGTCAGGGCGCCGCTCTTCCTCGTGCAGCGGGGCCTCGACCGCATGCGCGACGGCGGCCGGATCGTCAACATCTCCTCGGCGGCGACGAAGCGCGCCTTCCCCGAATCCGTCACCTACGTGATGACCAAGGGGGCCGTCGACACGATGACACCGGCCCTCGCCAAGGAACTGGCGCCCCGGGGGATCACGGTGAACTCCGTGGCCCCCGGCTATGTCGCGACGGACATGAACGCCCACCGCCGCACGACGCCGGAGGCGAGCGCCGCCCTCGCGGCCCACTCGGTCCTCAACCGGCTCGGGACGCCGGCCGACGTCGCGGACGTGGTCGGCTTCCTCGTCTCCGACGACGCGCGCTGGATCACGGGCCAGTGCGTGGACGTGTCGGGCGGCTACAAGCTCTGA
- a CDS encoding NAD(P)-dependent oxidoreductase: MGLRTLITGATGFIGGRVAATAAASAGPSHVRLLARRPLTPPSGPEDEGVEVVTGDLRDPDSLRRACEGVDVLIHCASAIGAEEDVARAVNDEGTRVLVDAAVRAGVTRIVSLSTASVHGRGPFRAAAPGTLPLAPGSATSRTRAAGERYVLDAGGTVLRPHLVYGTGDRQLMPGMVRLLAALPGPLDGGSSLHSLIDVDSLARALLGAALSPRTRPGPHYVNHPEPVPVAELLAVAETLVDGRAGTRGPAVDIAEARALLADLPFAQHHLAMLATDHWFEDDRPWREWGQEPGPGFAATIADHMPWYRDLLGRS, from the coding sequence ATGGGGCTTCGCACACTGATCACCGGCGCGACCGGATTCATCGGCGGCCGGGTGGCGGCGACGGCCGCGGCATCGGCGGGACCGTCGCACGTACGGCTGCTCGCCCGCCGTCCGCTCACCCCGCCGTCCGGCCCGGAGGACGAGGGGGTCGAGGTCGTCACCGGTGACCTCCGCGACCCGGACTCCCTGCGCCGCGCCTGCGAGGGCGTCGACGTGCTGATCCACTGCGCCTCGGCGATCGGCGCGGAGGAGGACGTGGCCCGCGCCGTCAACGACGAGGGCACCCGTGTCCTGGTCGACGCGGCCGTGCGCGCCGGGGTGACCCGGATCGTCTCCCTGAGCACGGCCTCCGTCCACGGCCGCGGCCCGTTCCGCGCGGCGGCCCCCGGCACCCTTCCGCTCGCCCCGGGATCGGCGACCAGCCGCACCCGGGCGGCGGGGGAGCGGTACGTCCTGGACGCGGGCGGGACCGTCCTGCGGCCCCACCTCGTGTACGGGACGGGCGACCGGCAGCTGATGCCCGGCATGGTCCGGCTGCTCGCCGCCCTGCCGGGCCCGCTCGACGGGGGCTCCTCGCTGCACTCCCTGATCGACGTGGACAGCCTGGCGCGGGCCCTGCTCGGTGCGGCGCTCTCCCCGCGGACGCGGCCGGGCCCCCACTACGTCAACCATCCGGAGCCGGTTCCGGTGGCGGAACTGCTCGCGGTCGCCGAGACGCTCGTCGACGGGCGGGCCGGGACCCGGGGGCCGGCGGTGGACATCGCCGAGGCCCGGGCGCTGCTCGCGGACCTCCCCTTCGCGCAGCACCACCTCGCCATGCTCGCCACCGACCACTGGTTCGAGGACGACCGCCCCTGGCGGGAGTGGGGCCAGGAGCCGGGGCCGGGGTTCGCCGCGACGATCGCGGACCACATGCCGTGGTACCGGGACCTCCTCGGCCGCTCCTGA
- a CDS encoding ScbA/BarX family gamma-butyrolactone biosynthesis protein has product MLGGSMDQNFRGATSTRVPGEFVHRADPADIIPTGWAQLAENRFSVSAHWPAAHPFFSPVAGDRHDPVLVAETIRQTTMLVAHAEFGVPVEDQFVMWGLHYTADAEALAVNGLSSDVTVDVVCSDLDSRRGGLRNLRTTMVLTRDGRYLATGGAEARCTSALAYRRVRGDRMAALGRPVPLIPGVAPRLVGREHTKDVVLAPGTRPGQWQLRINTQHPTLFRRPNDHIPGMVLLEAARQAATLTLGGGAYLPTAMDVSFSRYAELDSPCWIEAEGLPGAAPGTATVRVTGLQDGRPVFLSTLTSPSRDLTVAGAGLGSRLAG; this is encoded by the coding sequence ATGCTAGGGGGATCCATGGATCAGAACTTTCGAGGAGCGACGTCCACACGCGTCCCCGGGGAGTTCGTTCACCGAGCGGATCCCGCGGACATCATCCCCACGGGGTGGGCCCAGTTGGCAGAGAACCGGTTCTCCGTCTCCGCTCACTGGCCTGCCGCACATCCCTTCTTCTCTCCGGTGGCAGGGGACCGGCACGACCCCGTACTGGTGGCCGAGACGATACGCCAGACCACCATGCTCGTCGCTCATGCCGAATTCGGGGTACCCGTCGAGGACCAGTTCGTCATGTGGGGCCTCCACTACACCGCCGACGCCGAGGCGCTCGCCGTGAACGGCCTCTCCTCGGACGTCACCGTCGACGTCGTCTGCTCGGACCTCGACAGCCGCCGCGGCGGCCTCCGCAACCTGCGCACCACCATGGTCCTCACCAGGGACGGCAGGTACCTCGCCACGGGTGGCGCCGAGGCCCGCTGCACCTCGGCCCTGGCCTACCGCCGGGTCCGCGGCGACCGGATGGCCGCGCTCGGCCGGCCGGTTCCGCTGATCCCGGGCGTGGCCCCGCGGCTGGTCGGCCGCGAGCACACCAAGGACGTCGTCCTCGCCCCGGGCACCCGCCCCGGTCAGTGGCAGCTGCGGATCAACACCCAGCACCCCACTCTCTTCCGGCGTCCGAACGACCACATACCGGGAATGGTGCTCCTCGAAGCCGCCCGGCAGGCGGCGACGCTGACGCTCGGCGGCGGCGCGTACCTGCCGACCGCCATGGACGTCTCCTTCTCGCGGTACGCAGAACTCGACAGCCCGTGCTGGATCGAGGCCGAGGGCCTGCCCGGCGCCGCCCCCGGGACGGCGACCGTCCGGGTCACCGGTCTGCAGGACGGCCGGCCCGTCTTCCTCTCCACGCTCACCTCCCCGTCCAGGGACCTGACGGTGGCCGGAGCCGGCCTCGGCAGCCGCCTGGCGGGCTGA
- a CDS encoding ScbR family autoregulator-binding transcription factor, producing MAQQARAIKTRQAILQSAAAVFAERGYERTTIGEILVRAGVTKGALYFHFASKEDLALGVLDAQMLDVPLPPQAIKLQELADQAFLLAHRLQRDALVRASVALALDSGATGVDRVAPFQAWIDQVSEILMVAKARGELLVHVDVTDTASLFSGAFSGVQAMSQILCDRKDLIHRVSVLLRHFMPSICTPALLPGLGLTEEYGRKLGAEYDANRHRRDQANFSETDD from the coding sequence TTGGCGCAGCAAGCGCGTGCAATCAAGACCCGGCAGGCGATCCTGCAGTCGGCCGCGGCCGTCTTCGCCGAGCGGGGCTACGAGCGCACGACCATCGGAGAGATCCTGGTTCGCGCGGGGGTGACCAAGGGAGCCCTCTATTTCCACTTTGCTTCCAAGGAAGACCTCGCCCTCGGCGTGCTCGACGCGCAGATGCTCGACGTCCCGCTGCCCCCGCAGGCGATAAAGCTCCAGGAGCTCGCGGACCAGGCCTTCCTGCTCGCCCACCGGCTGCAGCGCGACGCGCTCGTGCGGGCGAGCGTCGCCCTGGCCCTGGACAGCGGCGCCACCGGCGTCGACCGGGTCGCCCCGTTCCAGGCGTGGATCGACCAGGTGTCGGAGATCCTGATGGTCGCGAAGGCGCGCGGCGAGCTGCTCGTCCACGTCGACGTGACGGACACGGCCTCGCTCTTCTCGGGCGCCTTCTCCGGGGTCCAGGCAATGTCCCAGATCCTGTGCGATCGCAAAGACCTGATCCATCGCGTCTCGGTCCTGCTCCGGCACTTCATGCCGAGCATCTGTACGCCGGCGCTGCTGCCCGGACTCGGCCTGACCGAGGAGTACGGCCGGAAGCTCGGCGCCGAGTACGACGCGAACCGGCACCGCCGGGACCAGGCGAACTTCTCGGAAACCGACGATTAA
- a CDS encoding acyl-CoA dehydrogenase family protein: MGKDFDLYRPSEEHDMLRESVRALAEAKIAPFAAAVDEEGRFPQEALDALVANDLHAVHVPESYGGAGADALATVIVIEEVARACGSSSLIPAVNKLGSLPVILSGSEELKKKYLGPLAKGEAMFSYALSEPDAGSDAAGMKTRAVRDGDFWVLNGVKRWITNAGVSEYYTVMAVTDPDKRSKGISAFVVEKSDQGVSFGAPEKKLGIKGSPTREVYLDNVRIPADRMIGAEGTGFATAMKTLDHTRITIAAQALGIAQGALDYAKGYVTERKQFGKPIADFQGVQFMLADMAMKLEAARQLTYAAAAKSERVDSDLTFFGAAAKCFASDVAMEVTTDAVQLLGGYGYTRDYPVERMMRDAKITQIYEGTNQVQRIVMARNLP, from the coding sequence ATGGGTAAGGACTTCGACCTGTATCGGCCCTCGGAGGAGCACGACATGCTCCGGGAGTCGGTGCGTGCCCTCGCGGAGGCGAAGATCGCCCCGTTCGCGGCGGCGGTGGACGAGGAGGGCCGCTTCCCGCAGGAGGCCCTGGACGCGCTGGTCGCCAACGACCTGCACGCCGTGCACGTCCCCGAGAGCTACGGCGGCGCCGGCGCGGACGCGCTGGCCACCGTGATCGTGATCGAGGAGGTCGCCCGCGCCTGCGGTTCGTCCTCGCTGATCCCGGCGGTCAACAAGCTGGGCTCGCTGCCGGTGATCCTGTCCGGCTCGGAGGAGCTGAAGAAGAAGTACCTCGGCCCGCTGGCCAAGGGCGAGGCGATGTTCTCCTACGCCCTGTCCGAGCCCGACGCCGGCTCCGACGCGGCCGGCATGAAGACCCGCGCGGTGCGCGACGGCGACTTCTGGGTCCTCAACGGCGTCAAGCGCTGGATCACCAACGCCGGCGTCTCCGAGTACTACACCGTCATGGCCGTCACCGACCCCGACAAGCGCTCCAAGGGCATCAGCGCCTTCGTGGTGGAGAAGTCCGACCAGGGCGTGTCCTTCGGCGCCCCGGAGAAGAAGCTCGGCATCAAGGGCTCCCCCACCCGCGAGGTCTACCTCGACAACGTCCGCATCCCGGCCGACCGCATGATCGGCGCCGAGGGCACCGGCTTCGCCACCGCCATGAAGACCCTCGACCACACCCGCATCACCATCGCCGCCCAGGCCCTCGGCATCGCCCAGGGCGCCCTGGACTACGCCAAGGGCTACGTCACCGAGCGCAAGCAGTTCGGCAAGCCCATCGCCGACTTCCAGGGCGTGCAGTTCATGCTCGCCGACATGGCCATGAAGCTCGAGGCCGCCCGCCAGCTCACCTACGCCGCCGCCGCGAAGTCCGAGCGGGTCGACTCCGACCTGACCTTCTTCGGCGCCGCCGCCAAGTGCTTCGCCTCCGACGTCGCCATGGAGGTCACCACCGACGCCGTCCAGCTCCTGGGCGGTTACGGCTACACCCGCGACTACCCCGTCGAGCGCATGATGCGCGACGCCAAGATCACCCAGATCTACGAGGGCACCAACCAGGTCCAGCGCATCGTCATGGCCCGCAACCTCCCGTAA
- a CDS encoding electron transfer flavoprotein subunit beta/FixA family protein, with translation MTLKIAVCVKYVPDATGDRGFADDLTTDREAVDGLLSELDEYAVEQALRISEESDDAEVTVVTVGPDDAKDALRKALSMGADKAVHVNDDDIHGSDVIATSAILAKALEKTGFDLVVCGMASTDGTMGVLPALLAERLSLPQVTLLSELSVEDGVVKGRRDGDAATELLEAPLPAVASVTDQSGEARYPSFKGIMAAKKKPVEELDLDDLGIDADEVGLAGSWTLVDAVAARPARTQGTIVTDEGDGGKQLAAFLTTQKFI, from the coding sequence GTGACCCTGAAGATCGCTGTCTGTGTGAAGTACGTCCCCGACGCGACCGGCGACCGCGGTTTCGCCGACGACCTGACGACCGACCGCGAGGCCGTCGACGGGCTGCTGTCGGAGCTCGACGAGTACGCGGTCGAGCAGGCCCTCCGCATCTCGGAGGAGTCCGACGACGCCGAGGTCACCGTCGTGACGGTCGGCCCGGACGACGCCAAGGACGCGCTGCGCAAGGCGCTGTCGATGGGCGCCGACAAGGCCGTCCACGTCAACGACGACGACATCCACGGCTCCGACGTCATCGCCACCTCCGCGATCCTGGCCAAGGCCCTGGAGAAGACCGGCTTCGACCTGGTCGTCTGCGGCATGGCCTCGACCGACGGCACGATGGGCGTCCTGCCCGCGCTGCTCGCCGAGCGCCTGAGCCTGCCGCAGGTCACCCTGCTGTCGGAGCTCTCCGTCGAGGACGGTGTCGTGAAGGGCCGCCGTGACGGCGACGCCGCCACCGAGCTCCTGGAGGCCCCGCTGCCGGCCGTCGCCTCGGTCACCGACCAGTCCGGCGAGGCCCGTTACCCCTCCTTCAAGGGGATCATGGCCGCCAAGAAGAAGCCGGTCGAGGAGCTGGACCTGGACGACCTGGGGATCGACGCCGACGAGGTCGGCCTCGCCGGGTCCTGGACCCTGGTCGACGCCGTGGCCGCCCGCCCGGCCCGCACCCAGGGCACGATCGTCACGGACGAGGGCGACGGCGGCAAGCAGCTCGCCGCCTTCCTCACCACCCAGAAGTTCATCTGA
- a CDS encoding electron transfer flavoprotein subunit alpha/FixB family protein: MAEILVLVDHADGAVRKPALELLTLARRIGEPSAVVLGAGEAAASIAATAGEYGAATVYVADGAEFTEQLVVPKVDALTQLAQEKGAAAVLVTSSGEGKEIAARVALRLGSGLITDAVELEAGDKGPVATQSVFAASYQVKSTVSHGVPVITVKPNSAAPEAAPAAGTVENVTVAFTGNAAKVVSRTPRVSTGRPELTESAIVVSGGRGVGAAEGFAVVEKLADSLGAAVGASRAAVDAGWYPHSNQVGQTGKQVSPQLYVAAGISGAIQHRAGMQTSKTIVAVNKDPEAPIFDLVDYGVVGDLFEVLPQLTDEIGAR; the protein is encoded by the coding sequence ATGGCTGAGATCCTGGTTCTCGTGGACCACGCCGACGGTGCGGTCCGCAAGCCCGCCCTCGAACTGCTGACCCTGGCCCGCCGCATCGGCGAGCCCTCGGCGGTCGTCCTCGGCGCCGGCGAGGCCGCCGCCTCGATCGCCGCCACGGCCGGCGAGTACGGCGCGGCCACCGTGTACGTCGCGGACGGCGCCGAGTTCACCGAGCAGCTCGTCGTCCCGAAGGTCGACGCGCTCACCCAGCTCGCCCAGGAGAAGGGGGCGGCCGCCGTCCTGGTGACCTCCTCCGGCGAGGGCAAGGAGATCGCGGCCCGTGTCGCGCTCCGCCTCGGCTCCGGTCTGATCACCGACGCCGTCGAGCTGGAGGCCGGTGACAAGGGTCCGGTCGCCACCCAGTCCGTCTTCGCCGCCTCGTACCAGGTGAAGTCCACGGTCTCGCACGGCGTCCCGGTCATCACCGTGAAGCCGAACTCCGCCGCCCCGGAGGCCGCTCCGGCCGCCGGCACGGTCGAGAACGTCACCGTCGCCTTCACCGGCAACGCCGCCAAGGTCGTCTCGCGCACCCCGCGCGTCTCCACCGGCCGCCCCGAGCTGACCGAGTCCGCGATCGTGGTCTCCGGCGGCCGCGGTGTCGGCGCCGCCGAGGGCTTCGCGGTCGTCGAGAAGCTCGCCGACTCGCTCGGCGCGGCGGTCGGCGCCTCCCGGGCCGCCGTGGACGCCGGCTGGTACCCGCACTCCAACCAGGTCGGCCAGACCGGCAAGCAGGTCTCGCCGCAGCTGTACGTGGCGGCGGGCATCTCCGGCGCGATCCAGCACCGGGCGGGCATGCAGACCTCGAAGACGATCGTCGCGGTCAACAAGGACCCCGAGGCCCCGATCTTCGACCTGGTCGACTACGGGGTGGTCGGCGACCTCTTCGAGGTGCTGCCGCAGCTGACGGACGAGATCGGCGCGCGCTGA
- a CDS encoding zinc ribbon domain-containing protein — protein sequence MFHTGMRSGTAVQAEESAPESELYFQRCRWCHTTTFQRLLCPTCGSTDLAPELSGGEGVISVRRGVAAADADLWPVHMTEGFVVRCRVDGPLHAVRPGARVKLSGTASAGRRPVVRLCEEVPLDGWY from the coding sequence GTGTTCCACACGGGAATGAGGAGCGGGACCGCCGTCCAGGCCGAGGAGTCGGCCCCCGAGTCCGAGCTGTACTTCCAGCGCTGCCGCTGGTGCCACACCACGACGTTCCAGCGTCTGCTCTGCCCGACCTGCGGGTCGACCGACCTGGCGCCCGAACTCAGCGGGGGCGAGGGCGTGATATCCGTACGGCGCGGGGTCGCGGCCGCCGACGCCGACCTCTGGCCGGTCCACATGACGGAGGGCTTCGTCGTCCGCTGCCGCGTCGACGGACCGCTGCACGCGGTGCGCCCCGGGGCCCGGGTCAAGCTCTCCGGCACCGCCTCCGCCGGGCGCAGGCCGGTCGTGCGGCTCTGCGAGGAGGTCCCGCTCGACGGCTGGTACTGA